From Solea senegalensis isolate Sse05_10M linkage group LG7, IFAPA_SoseM_1, whole genome shotgun sequence, a single genomic window includes:
- the LOC122772631 gene encoding thrombospondin type-1 domain-containing protein 4-like: MHGARVCILRVCVLLLFLWSDSLDCQHTADHRKVHQRPEPQQEVRAEHGEVHGSWGTWGSWSTCSRTCGGGVQEQSRPCLPVYSPSQYPSRSHGGHPQHPGLVISAMKPSVSQHHNTGRPSNSSSRRGEPRREPRPGGRRRFSHITPGRYGYGRAPYVAPLQTDTGRQRQRRSAAAAAAAANHPTARGHAGQRSNNLDPANHLHRNSIPYMRPRAQQSTNNQVWAPLYQPGSAKQTEEQELHSGRQTSGSQQHHHHHHHHQRPYNPLPTSFCTGEHSHYSICNSNACPSSSRHFRAAQCFSHNSRPFMGRMYKWEPFNEVPVDQHCELNCRAIGFRFYVRQSDRVIDGTPCGLNDTSLCVAGKCTQ; the protein is encoded by the exons ATGCACGGAGCCCGCGTCTGCATTCTCAG agtttgtgtgctgctgctatttCTTTGGTCAGACTCTCTGGACTGCCAACACACAGCCGATCACAGGAAG GTTCATCAGAGGCCAGAGCCCCAACAGGAGGTCAGAGCTGAGCATGGAGAAGTGCATGGCTCCTGGGGCACCTGGGGTTCATGGTCAACCTGCTCCCGCACCTGTGGAGGCGGCGTACAAGAGCAGAGCAGGCCGTGTCTGCCTGTTTACTCTCCATCCCAGTATCCCTCAAGAAGTCATGGAGGTCATCCCCAGCACCCGGGTCTTGTCATCTCAGCCATGAAGCCATCAGTGTCTCAGCACCACAACACGGGCAGACcttccaacagcagcagccgtcGCGGTGAGCCGAGGAGAGAGCCGCGACCAGGCGGACGAAG GAGATTCAGTCATATCACCCCGGGGAGGTACGGCTACGGGAGAGCACCTTATGTTGCTCCGCTGCAGACGGACACAGGccgacagagacagagacgctctgctgctgctgctgctgctgctgcaaaccaCCCCACTGCTAGAGGTCATGCTGGCCAGAGGTCAAACAACCTGGACCCCGCAAACCACCTCCATCGCAACAGCATACCCTACATGCGTCCCAGGGCACAGCAATCCACAAATAACCAGGTCTGGGCCCCCCTCTACCAGCCTGGTTCAGCCAAGCAGactgaggagcaggagctgcaCTCGGGCAGACAGACCTCTGGGTcccagcagcatcatcatcatcatcatcatcatcagagacCATATAACCCCTTACCTACTTCCTTCTGTACAGGCGAACATTCTCACTACAGCATCTGCAACAGTAAC GCCTGTCCTTCATCCAGCAGACACTTCAGGGCTGCTCAGTGCTTCTCTCACAATAGCCGACCTTTCATGGGCAGAATGTACAAGTGGGAGCCTTTCAATGAAG TTCCTGTGGATCAACACTGTGAACTCAACTGTAGGGCCATCGGGTTCAGGTTCTACGTGCGGCAGTCGGACAGAGTGATTGATGGGACGCCATGTGGACTGAATGACACCTCTTTGTGTGTGGCAGGAAAGTGTACG CAGTGA